The Neurospora crassa OR74A linkage group V, whole genome shotgun sequence sequence CTGCCCCTCGATTTGTTGTTGCCATTCGTTATTCATGTTATACATCCAATATATTGAGGGCAAGATAAAGATAGCAACCATTGTCTTCCTTAACCCCGCCCCATCCGTCCGCTCGCTTTTAGCAAGTGCTCATAAAGACGCCACCCTTTTTGTGGACCCTTTGGTTTTTCCCGAGGTAGTATAATACACATTTGAGTTACACAAACACACAACACAACGTAGGTTTATCTTGATTTCTTTCCACTCATTATATTCCACATGTAGTACCATCAGGTAGCCAGCCCGGCAAACCCGTGTTGAGGATTGCCTTCGTCATCATGGCTAACCTGATTCGAGGTCTTTACTACCTCTTGAGATGATACCAAAGCATAGATCTGGATCTTTAACCCATGATCATACCCTTCATGCCCTGAAGATCACCCTCCTTGGCGGCAATTTCGAAGTAGCCGTAGATGATACTGGAGAGGGGAAATGTTAGCAAATTGGTCATTTATCCGTAATCAGGTGACAAAAACTTACGTGACAGCCAAGAGAGTACCGGTACCGGAGCCAAGAGCGCCCATGAGGTCGCTGGCAACAGAGAGAGCACCAATGCAGGCACCACCGAAAGCGGCAGCAGTGGGGATGATACGCTTGAGCTCCTTGTACATGCTCTGCTCGCGGTGGCCGGCCATGACGAGACCCTGGTCCTTGAGCTGCTTGGCGACATCGCGGGGGCTGGAGCCGGAAACCTCAATCCAGGTCTTGGAGAAGACAGCGCAGGCAGTGAGCATGTAGGCGATGTAGACGGCGGTGTGGATGGGGTCGAGGAGAGCGTCCTTGAAGTTGAGAGGGGGGCTCATGTAGTAGACAAGACCGGAAACGGCAGAGAGCTGGGCAGTgccctccttggcctcccaGACGCCGAAAAGACGGACCAGAAGGTTCTCGGAGAAGCGAGAGTAGAGCATCTGGCTGATCAGGAAGACGTTGGAGGAGAGAGCGGACTGCAGCATGATGGGCATGTTGGAGGTGTAGAAGAGGCGGATGGGGTAAGAGCCACGGGCACCACGCTGGCGCGAAGACTTGACGGGGATCTCGACGCGGAAGCCCTGGAGGTAGATGACGGcggcgaagacgacgagaGTGGCGAGCAAGTTCATGATGTTGGGGAGGTTCTGGCGGTAGAAAGCCTCGTAAAGAGCACGCTGCTTGTTGTCCCAGGTCatgaggaggtggaagagggcAATGACGGCACCCTCGTACTCGGGGCCACGGCCGGTGTTGATGGAGGTGGGGGAGAAGGCCTTCCACATGATGGACTCGCAGATGTTGGTGGCAATGAACAGCGAGATACCGCTGCCGAGGCCATAGCCCTTCTGGAGGAGCTCATCGAGGAGAATGACAATCATGCCGGCAACGACGAGCtggaggatgagaaggaaGACGATACCGGCACCGAGGTCGCTGGGAGGGCCATAGAGACCGGTGAAGACGTAGACAGTGGCGGTGCCGATGGAGAGGATGACAGCGAACAGCTTCTGGGCCGTCTGGTAGAGCTCGCGATCGGCCTTGAGGTCGAGGTTGACGTCGATCATGTGGGTGCCGGCGAGGAGCTGGAAGACCATGCCGGACGAGATGATGGGGGTGATACCGAGCTCCATCAGAGTACCTCTGTTACTCGCCATCATCATACGCAGCCAGTATAGCGGATCGGACGTGTCGGACGAGACAATGCCGTAGAGGGGCATCTGGCTCATGACCAAGAAGATGAGCAGGGTCAAGCCGGTCCACATCAACTTTTGGTTGAAGGGGATCTTGGTCTCGGGCTGCTGAACCTCGGGGAGGAACGGCACGAAGGGCTTGACGAGATCGAGGAACCGTACTGCATGGCGGGCGGGAGGTGAGGTTAGTTACGGGACAGTCTGGCATGGCCAACGCGCCTACGCGCGTGTTCAACATGGTCGTCGATGACCGAACAACTTACGGGAACTCATGATGGGCAATGGCGTGtgtgaaggaagaagaaaagggtaaaaagaaggaagattaGATTAAACGGGCGACAACAGCCCTTTGTAGAGTTGGAAGCGCAGAGAGTGTTGTCGGCGCTGCGTTGAAGGATCAAGCAAGgaaaggaagtggaaggaagggtggtggtggaggaggaggaggagttggcgaTTAAAAGAAGTGTCCTGGAAGTCGGGTGGAAGtgtggaaagtggaagctggCCGAGGGACACGGAAGGCGGAAGGCGGTGCGTCGTCGCGAGATCTGTCCAAAAAGTCGCCCAAGTGTGATGTGTCCAATTTGGAGGGTCCCGGTTGCTGGCTTGGTGCTACCTAAGTCTAGTGTGCTTGGAAAGAGACCCACTCCACGTGACTTGTAACCAATGATAGACGCGAATTGCATCGATGGCCAGCCAGGGCAGCCTTCAGTTCCCGCTGGAGGttgttctctctctccccgcCCCTGCAGAAACGTCAAAAGCTCGTTCCAGCTCCAAGTGACCTCCCTAGCTCACACCCAGAACGAGGAGCGGGAAGCTTCTTCGGCAGGCAACATCCGGGCCGCTGTCCACAATCGAAGGAAGGCATCTTGATCCCTCCACTGTCCAGCCGCCCCTTGTTGAAACTGGAATCCAAATCGTTGGGGAAGCCCTGGACAGCCGCAGGGACAGCCGTAGTGGTAGGCAGGGGTTAGGAGTCAGCGTGTGGATGCCATTTATTTCTCTTATCGACAACAATCCGTGTGTCAAGGGAACTTTCCACTTGCGATTGAAGGTGGGCTTCCATGGTGGGGTGGATGCCTGCCGGGGTCAATTGCCAATTCAATCCCAATCTTGAACTTTTTTAtgtttgttttcttttttcccatTTCGTCCACGCTTTGATGCAATGCGCCTCAGCACCTCGACACACTTCTCCAATAAAGGCCAATGAGGTGGACCATTCCAGTATTCTCCCAGGCCATCCGTTCCGTCTTTCGCACAGCAACAATGGCAGACCCTCTGGTTGTCATCTACGGGTCCACGGGCACCGGCAAGTCTGATGTACGACAGCTACCTCCATGATCTACTTCACCAGCCATTTGTTCACCATTGCCCAGTGCGCTGATCACAATGATTATGGCTCCAGCTTGCCGTGGAACTAGCGACCCGATTCAATGGCGAAATCATCAACGTCGACGCCATGCAAATGTATCGAGGCctacccatcatcaccaaccagCTCACTCCCGAAGAACAGCGCGGCATCCCCCATTACCTCCTCGGCAACATTGGACTGGACGAGGAACCATGGTCTGTCACCAGCTGGAAACGCGAAGCAACGAGAATTATATCGGACATCAGGTCGAGGGGAAAGCTGCCCATTGTAGTAGGAGGAACTTCGTACTACCTCGACGGCCTGCTGTTCGACGAGAAGCTGGTTGAGTCGGATCCTGCGACGACCGAAGAATCAGAGACAGCCGCCGCCAAAGCTACACGGGACGAACTCGCAAGTCAGCACCCAATTCTTCGCGAATCCGCCGAGGTCATGCTGGCCAAGCTACAAGAAGTCGACCCAGTCATGGCCGAGCGATGGCACCCCAAAGACATTCGCAAGATTCGCAACTCGCTCGAGATCTACCTTAGCACTGGCCGTCGCGCCTCCGACATTTATGCCGAACAACGCGCTCGGAAAGAGGCCAAGCGCGCAGAGCAGCCACCGAGTCCCTGGAATTTGCTTCTCTTCTGGCTCTACGCCAAGCCCGATGTGCTCAACGAGCGCCTTGACAAGCGTGTAGACAAGATGGTAGCCAATGGTCTTTTGGACGAAACATCGTCAGTCTACGACTATTTGCAGCGCCGTCTCGCAGCAGGTGACACTGTCGACCGCACCAAGGGCATCTGGCAGTCCATCGGGTTCCGCCAATTCGAATCATATTTATCAGCTGTCAAGTCTACCGAAACCGACACTCCACAAGCCGCACTGGAAAAACTCAAGCAACAAGGAATCGAGGACACCAAGACAGCAACCCGCCAGTACGCAAAATACCAAATCAGGTGGATTGCTCGAAAGACCATTGCAGCCCTTCAGGAAGAGAATCTTCTATCCAACTTCTATCTCTTGGACTCGTCCAACATTTCCCATTGGCACTCTGAAGTAGCCGAGAAAGGAAGTTCTCTTCTAGCCAAACATCTTGCCCATCAGCCGCTGCCGCGACCAGAAGACTTGTCGGACACTGCAAGAGAGGTGTTGGCCGAGCAGTTGGAAAGGAGCAACCGACCCGAGACAATATGCAACAAGACATGTGAGGTGTGCGGGAAGGAGTTTAGAATTGAAGAACAGTGGCAGAAGCACCTCAAGAGCAAGAAGCACCAGAAGGCAGTCAAGTGGGCAAGAAGGCAGGCAGAGGGCTGGCCGACCAGGGGAGTGGCGAAAGGTGataaagtggaagaaggaacaGACGATGATGTCGATGCTGATGATTCTGATGGGCAGGTCCCAAAGCCCTAGTCGGAAGCTGCGTTGCTGGATGAGCCAATTTCAAATGATACCCGTGGGCATAAATCCCACAATTCTCTCACCGTTCCCCAATCTTTCCACCAAATCAGCCCCATACTCTTTGGATACACCTCCCATTGCTGCCTTCTACATATCTCTACATTGATATCaatttttccttttctgaCAGTGGCGCGCAATGTCGAACGATCGTTCATGGTTCGTTCTGACCAAGGAGGACGCCCGTGGCCTGCAAGAGTACGGCCTGTTGAATCTGAACCATGAGATTGGATATCATGAACTGCACAAAGGTTGCTTCCTTAGCCACAATGATCTCTCACATGCCCTCCGCAGATCCCCAGCAAAGCCGTCCGATATGCTCAAGATACCAATGATTATCATTTCACGGGAAGCGCTCATCTGGCTTGGCTTCAGTAACAAGATGGCCGACCAGCTGTGGCAACAATGGCTCTACCTTCACAGCAACAGAAGGCCAGGCATCTTTGAATTCCGCGACGTCATCTTGACCTATTTTCGTCTTCCCGACGTTGCCGGTGGGATTCCAACCCTCAACAAATTCAACGATGATGATAACGAATGGAGACGAGTCCTTCACGCCCATGGTCTCTCCCAACAATTCGTGAACATGATCATGGACCCTTGTTTCCGCACCCAACGTCTAACCGAATCCTGCAACTACTGGATTGAAGACACCCTGCGACAGCGTTGGGACTTGTTGGTAGAAATATACACCACCTCCAGGGAAAGAACTGCTCGGATATGGGGACATCTCGACTGGGACGTTCCCCCTTTATCCTCGTCACCCTCAACCAAGCTAAGCCTGTTCCTGGCTCGCTAGCATCAAAGCAAATGGAACATAGATGAGCCCATCTCACTCTTGGCGCACAAGGGCCGCCCAGACaaagatgaagacgaggtGCCTGATTTCTACACCGCAAAGGATCTTCCCTACAGAGAACCAGTTCTCGAATCTACATTTCTCGCAGGGCTCAGAGGACCGCCGGATGCTCCTCCTTGCGCCTGCACTGTTCGCAAGGACAGCGAAAGACGTACAACACAGGACCACTTGATATTGTACAAAGTCGTGACCGGTACGCAGCTCAAGAACATCAGAGTATCTAGCTCCGGTAATCTCGGCCCTGTGGGGTTGTCCAACATCGACAGCTTGGTAGAAGTATCCAGAGAGCCCGAGCGGGAACCTTTTCTCTATAACAATGTTACCGGCGACGGCGACCCCCAAGACAGAGTGGCTTCCGTGATGCCGCGGAGAAGAGCTCACA is a genomic window containing:
- a CDS encoding protein transporter SEC61 subunit alpha, coding for MSSLRFLDLVKPFVPFLPEVQQPETKIPFNQKLMWTGLTLLIFLVMSQMPLYGIVSSDTSDPLYWLRMMMASNRGTLMELGITPIISSGMVFQLLAGTHMIDVNLDLKADRELYQTAQKLFAVILSIGTATVYVFTGLYGPPSDLGAGIVFLLILQLVVAGMIVILLDELLQKGYGLGSGISLFIATNICESIMWKAFSPTSINTGRGPEYEGAVIALFHLLMTWDNKQRALYEAFYRQNLPNIMNLLATLVVFAAVIYLQGFRVEIPVKSSRQRGARGSYPIRLFYTSNMPIMLQSALSSNVFLISQMLYSRFSENLLVRLFGVWEAKEGTAQLSAVSGLVYYMSPPLNFKDALLDPIHTAVYIAYMLTACAVFSKTWIEVSGSSPRDVAKQLKDQGLVMAGHREQSMYKELKRIIPTAAAFGGACIGALSVASDLMGALGSGTGTLLAVTIIYGYFEIAAKEGDLQGMKGMIMG
- a CDS encoding tRNA isopentenyltransferase, with protein sequence MADPLVVIYGSTGTGKSDLAVELATRFNGEIINVDAMQMYRGLPIITNQLTPEEQRGIPHYLLGNIGLDEEPWSVTSWKREATRIISDIRSRGKLPIVVGGTSYYLDGLLFDEKLVESDPATTEESETAAAKATRDELASQHPILRESAEVMLAKLQEVDPVMAERWHPKDIRKIRNSLEIYLSTGRRASDIYAEQRARKEAKRAEQPPSPWNLLLFWLYAKPDVLNERLDKRVDKMVANGLLDETSSVYDYLQRRLAAGDTVDRTKGIWQSIGFRQFESYLSAVKSTETDTPQAALEKLKQQGIEDTKTATRQYAKYQIRWIARKTIAALQEENLLSNFYLLDSSNISHWHSEVAEKGSSLLAKHLAHQPLPRPEDLSDTAREVLAEQLERSNRPETICNKTCEVCGKEFRIEEQWQKHLKSKKHQKAVKWARRQAEGWPTRGVAKGDKVEEGTDDDVDADDSDGQVPKP